One Amaranthus tricolor cultivar Red isolate AtriRed21 chromosome 1, ASM2621246v1, whole genome shotgun sequence DNA window includes the following coding sequences:
- the LOC130810169 gene encoding uncharacterized protein LOC130810169: MVDSRELKRAAEGKCLTKGNVQEINNISKTSFITWVAMWKRLSTRDRLKRFGLCSEDFCPLCEKEPETINHLFFSCDYADACSRLLCKELDLQNHFVSLDQLADLMKKPVVGRFRSSVIRSCFCALVYCIWSQRNDVIWNAKLCHPRTVVKRIKNLCMHRIMGVMPRKVSDSNRTWMIRLLS; the protein is encoded by the exons ATGGTAGATTCCAGAGAACTGAAGCGTGCGGCAGAAGGAAAGTGCTTAACCAAAGGAAAT gttcaa gaaataaaCAACATCTCTAAAACGAGTTTCATTACTTGGGTTGCTATGTGGAAGAGACTCTCCACTAGAGATAGACTTAAGCGATTTGGCTTGTGTAGTGAAGATTTTTGCCCTCTCTGTGAGAAGGAACCAGAAACTATTAATCACCTTTTCTTTTCATGTGATTATGCTGATGCTTGTAGTAGGCTGCTATGTAAGGAGCTGGACCTGCAAAATCACTTTGTTTCCTTGGACCAACTGGCTGATTTGATGAAGAAGCCCGTGGTGGGTAGATTTCGCAGCAGTGTCATCAGGAGCTGTTTTTGTGCTTTGGTTTATTGTATTTGGTCTCAGAGAAATGATGTTATATGGAATGCTAAACTCTGTCATCCTAGGACTGTGGTTAAACGTATTAAAAATCTGTGTATGCACAGAATCATGGGTGTTATGCCTAGGAAGGTTAGTGATAGTAATAGAACCTGGATGATTAGGCTGCTTAGCTGA
- the LOC130810182 gene encoding uncharacterized protein LOC130810182, whose amino-acid sequence MAGFWASVFLCRPKPRALAGSTMVVAMGTRGREPFREGNLILERSNGEIDGDVTHRTQAGWLKWRAATGVLCDKKFLNRLKGKTFRVAIRPSLLYGKECWFVKKVFEQRMDVTELRMLRWMCGHTMIDRIRNQDFRESLGVAPLSTKMRENILRWFRHVQRKTYDAPVRRIESIILEGKRSRGRPRKTWKERIKSDLHDLHLSQDLTRDRVSS is encoded by the exons ATGGCGGGTTTCTGGGCTTCCGTTTTTCTTTGCCGACCCAAGCCTCGTGCCTTGGCCGGTTCCACCATGGTGGTGGCGATGGGAACCAGAGGTCGAGAGCCGTTTAGAGAGGGAAACCTGATTCTAGAGaga agtaatggggagattgacggagatgttaCTCATCGTACACAAGCGGGTTGGCTAAAGTGGCGAGCAGCGACCggggtgctttgtgataaaaagtttcttaatagattaaaaggtaaaaCTTTCCGCGTTGCAATTAGGCCATCTTTATTGTATGGGAAAGAATGTTGGTTCGTAAAGAAGGTTTTCGAACAAAGGATGGATGTTACAGAATTGCGTatgttgaggtggatgtgtgggcacacaatGATAGATAGAATTAGAAATCAGGATTTTAGGGAGAGTTTAGGGGTTGCACCTCTCTCTACAAAGATGCGTGAGAACATATTGAGATGGTTCAggcatgtgcagagaaaaaCGTATGACGCTCCAGTGAGAAGGATCGAAAGCATCATTttggagggtaagagaagtcgaggaagacctaggaaaACATGGAAGGAACGGATTAAAAGTGACTTGCATGACCTACACCTCTCGCaggacctgaccagggatagggTTAGTTCGTGA